The Apium graveolens cultivar Ventura chromosome 6, ASM990537v1, whole genome shotgun sequence genome contains a region encoding:
- the LOC141665578 gene encoding uncharacterized protein LOC141665578, which yields MQTPPEIKPYNRKCDYHETHGTKLKILSLKYFIEDQVKKGNLNQYISRETNQKEDRQRRGKNVVNVVPGGFHSPPRSPGSGNEVLSIQHYPEMVISFINKDYEGVNPNHNEALVVTLDIFDNEVRRMLIDNVSSVNILFKHIVDRTKLGSVCSNECREDPLYGFGNNLVLIQGTLYLPVIFGSAPNQVTHVIKFYVINTPLSYNDIIGRSALVRIQAITSISHLKIRFPTPTG from the coding sequence ATGCAGACTCCCCCAGAGATCAAGCCTTACAACAGAAAATGCGACTATCATGAAACACATGGCACAAAACTGAAAATTCTCTCTCTCaaatacttcattgaagatcaAGTAAAGAAGGGTAACCTGAATCAGTACATCTCTCGGGAGACAAATCAGAAGGAAGACAGACAAAGGAGAGGAAAAAATGTAGTGAATGTGGTCCCAGGGGGGTTTCACTCCCCTCCTAGGAGCCCGGGCTCAGGAAATGAAGTACTCTCCATTCAACACTACCCGGAGATGGTAATCTCATTCATCAACAAGgattatgaaggggtcaaccCGAATCACAATGAAGCATTGGTGGTGACACTTGATATCTTTGATAATGAGGTAAGGAGAATGCTGATAGACAACGTCTCTTCAGTAAACATACTCTTTAAGCATATTGTGGACCGGACGAAGCTAGGGAGCGTGTGCTCAAATGAATGCCGAGAGGACCCTCTCTATGGGTTTGGGAATAACTTGGTCCTGATCCAGGGAACCTTATACTTGCCAGTGATATTTGGATCGGCCCCAAACCAAGTGACCCATGTCATAAAATTCTACGTGATCAACACTCCCTTATCCTACAACGACATAATTGGCCGATCAGCTCTAGTTaggatccaagcaatcacctccatatcacacTTGAAAATCAGATTCCCAACTCCAACGGGGTAG